The DNA sequence TCACCTGTTCAAGGGAAGACAGCCCCTGCTCCTCCATGAACGAACGGATCCCCTTGATAACCCTTACCGGCGCCAACGGGTCGGTGAATGTCGCGGTTCCGATCTGAACCGCGCCGGCACCGGCGATGAGGAATTTCAGAGCGTTCTCCGTGTCCCCGATTCCACCGATCCCCACGACCGGAATGTCCACCGCCCCGGCCGCCTCATGGACCATCCTCAGGGCAATAGGACGGATGGCCGGGCCGGACAACCCGCCTATCACCCTTCCCAGAACGGGCCGGCGTGATCGGATATCGATCTCCATCCCGGTGATGGTGTTGATCAGGGAGATGGAATCCGCTCCCGCGTCACGAACCGTCCTGGCCATTTTCGGGATATCTCCCGAATTGGGGGAGAGTTTCACCATGAGATGCAGATCTGTCGCCTTCCTGATGGCGTAGACAAGTTCGGCAGCGAGCTCGGGCAGCATCCCGAACTGCACGCCGCCCTCCTTGACATTGGGGCAGGAGATATTGACCTCAAGCGCAAAAACCCCACCGGCCCCGGCAAGCCTTTCGGCCACCTGAACGTATTCACCGATTGAACCACCGAGGATGTTGGCGATAACCACAGCCCCTGACTCCAGAAGAAAGGGCAGTTTGTCGGACACGAACCGTTCCACGCCCACATTCTGAAGCCCGATTGAGTTCAACATGCCACCGGGGGTCTCGACAACCCTGGGAGGCGGATTTCCCTCCATGGGCAGCAGGGAGATCCCCTTGGCCACCACAGCCCCAAGTTGGGAAAGGTCAAAGTAGGCCGAGGCCTCCTCACCGTAGCCGAAGGTCCCCGACGCGGTCATCACCGGGTTCTTCATTACCAGCCCCCGCCCCAGGTCAACAGTAGTGTCAATCATCATAACCTCTTTAAAAAAGTCCAGCGTCCAGAGTCCAGAGGGAAAGTCCAACGTCCAACGCCCAAAGTCCCACGTGCCGCGAAGTCATCGTGTGGGAAGACGGGTTCCGGGTTAAGCGCGAAGCGAAGCTGGTTCACGGCGAAGCCGAGCGGTTAAACCCGGACCCCGTCGATCGCGCCACCACGCCCATACTCCTTTACTCCCATACTTCGATACCTCTATACCCTCTCCGGAAAGGACTCCTCCACGAGAATCTCGCCCGGGAAGACCGGGCCCTCGCGGCAGACCCTGACATATTCCGCCCTGTCGCCGGCCGACACCTCGACCGCACAGCCCATGCATACCCCGAAACCGCACGCCATACGGGATTCAAGAGAATAATGCGATGTGAGGCATTTTCCCTCTGCTAACCGATGTACTGCGCTCATCATGGGATTTGGACCGCATACGTAAAGATGGGCACCCTCCAGGTCGCCCAAGCTTATAAGGAGATCCGTCACCAGACCTTTCAGCCCGCCGCTTCCGTCCTCTGTGCATGTGTGAAGACGAACCTGAAGGTCCTTCCCCTCGCCGAGGTCCATCATCCGCCCGGCATTGGCCTCTCCGTAAAACAGGGTCACCTCCCCTTCCCGTCCCAGCTCAGCCATGCGCCGGGCCAGCGCCAGAAGGGGAGGAAGTCCCACTCCCCCTGCGATCAGGATGCTTCGGGAGCCTTCGGGGGGCAGGGGGAAACCGTGCCCAAGGGGTCCGAGGAACCGGACTTCCCTGCCGGGAACCCATGCGGCCATTGCCGTGGTCCCCCGCCCTACGGTTCTGTAAATGAGCTCGATCTCAGGACCGTCTTCACCCATGTGGAAACCTGAAATCCCGAAGGGCCGGCTCAGGAGCGGGTCATCCCCGTCCGAAATGCGCAGCATGAGGAACTG is a window from the bacterium BMS3Abin14 genome containing:
- the pyrD gene encoding dihydroorotate dehydrogenase B (NAD(+)), catalytic subunit; this encodes MIDTTVDLGRGLVMKNPVMTASGTFGYGEEASAYFDLSQLGAVVAKGISLLPMEGNPPPRVVETPGGMLNSIGLQNVGVERFVSDKLPFLLESGAVVIANILGGSIGEYVQVAERLAGAGGVFALEVNISCPNVKEGGVQFGMLPELAAELVYAIRKATDLHLMVKLSPNSGDIPKMARTVRDAGADSISLINTITGMEIDIRSRRPVLGRVIGGLSGPAIRPIALRMVHEAAGAVDIPVVGIGGIGDTENALKFLIAGAGAVQIGTATFTDPLAPVRVIKGIRSFMEEQGLSSLEQVIGSLILDDCEK
- the pyrK_2 gene encoding dihydroorotate dehydrogenase B (NAD(+)), electron transfer subunit, which codes for MNSGGNEDESTVSALTRATVISNTRAAEGLFILKARVFGWMTGNPAPGQFLMLRISDGDDPLLSRPFGISGFHMGEDGPEIELIYRTVGRGTTAMAAWVPGREVRFLGPLGHGFPLPPEGSRSILIAGGVGLPPLLALARRMAELGREGEVTLFYGEANAGRMMDLGEGKDLQVRLHTCTEDGSGGLKGLVTDLLISLGDLEGAHLYVCGPNPMMSAVHRLAEGKCLTSHYSLESRMACGFGVCMGCAVEVSAGDRAEYVRVCREGPVFPGEILVEESFPERV